The following proteins are co-located in the Sphingomonas panacis genome:
- a CDS encoding M23 family metallopeptidase has translation MTLCFSACGVARAADSADAAADMRADVQFRSLFQTWKKLDTLDHGLIAIPSVQPVEHLAYTSNFGIRSDPFRGTAAMHAGVDIPGPTGTPVYATADGYVDRAERAGGYGNMVEIDHGKGIQTRYGHLSKILVPANTRVHRGQLIALMGSTGRSTGPHLHYEVRIDGHAVNPVPFLQNADYLLAAQDRSIKTIPVGVGPAADESAD, from the coding sequence GTGACGTTGTGCTTCTCCGCATGCGGCGTCGCCCGCGCGGCCGACAGCGCGGACGCCGCCGCCGATATGCGCGCTGACGTGCAGTTCCGTTCGCTGTTCCAGACCTGGAAGAAGCTCGACACGCTCGATCATGGCCTGATCGCCATCCCCTCGGTCCAGCCCGTCGAACATCTCGCCTACACCAGCAATTTCGGCATCCGCTCCGATCCGTTCCGCGGCACCGCGGCGATGCACGCCGGCGTCGATATCCCCGGTCCGACCGGAACGCCGGTCTATGCCACCGCGGACGGCTATGTCGATCGCGCCGAGCGCGCTGGCGGCTACGGCAACATGGTCGAGATCGATCATGGCAAGGGCATCCAGACCCGCTACGGCCATCTCTCCAAGATCCTCGTTCCCGCCAACACCCGCGTCCATCGCGGCCAGTTGATCGCGCTGATGGGTTCGACCGGGCGCTCGACCGGCCCGCATCTGCATTATGAGGTCCGCATCGACGGCCATGCGGTCAATCCGGTGCCGTTCCTCCAGAACGCCGATTATCTGCTCGCCGCGCAGGATCGTTCGATCAAGACGATCCCGGTCGGTGTCGGCCCCGCAGCGGACGAATCCGCCGACTGA
- the erpA gene encoding iron-sulfur cluster insertion protein ErpA, which produces MATLAPEIALTDSAAARVATIAAKQGKPAILRLSVDGGGCSGFQYKFGFADAVESDDTIAENGDVRLVVDSVSLDLVRGAAVDYVEELGGAAFRVTNPQAASGCGCGASFSI; this is translated from the coding sequence ATGGCCACACTCGCTCCTGAAATCGCCCTGACCGATTCCGCCGCCGCGCGCGTGGCCACGATCGCCGCCAAACAGGGCAAACCCGCGATCCTGCGGCTGTCGGTCGATGGCGGCGGCTGTTCGGGTTTCCAGTACAAGTTCGGCTTCGCCGACGCGGTCGAGAGCGACGATACGATCGCGGAGAATGGCGACGTTCGGCTGGTCGTCGATTCGGTCAGCCTCGATCTCGTGCGCGGTGCGGCGGTCGATTATGTCGAGGAGCTCGGCGGCGCGGCGTTCCGCGTGACCAATCCGCAGGCGGCATCGGGCTGCGGCTGCGGCGCCAGCTTCTCGATCTGA